The following proteins come from a genomic window of Anopheles ziemanni chromosome 3, idAnoZiCoDA_A2_x.2, whole genome shotgun sequence:
- the LOC131287708 gene encoding uncharacterized protein LOC131287708, which yields MMTSNEDALKAFQSFTLLLKCLGLYPPVTCRNKRALLRYKLVNMLTITMSVAFYGFLLLFHSLDMETIKLGSGSLIMSRMHDFYFVSRYLMVVVVLLHFYFNQGTVDKLFDKLNNVSHTIVELTRSPHNSIGYIGTRRFAKHLRWISMTYPFMFVTITYLVEQLMPNYGVRVHAFNIVRLLYFYSYVHLWMQSILTLLLVFSRFAAINRIFRMYFPTSPSTVGSRGEFAICSEKEQINVLKQIKILHDKLNDVVELVNYCFSVQITFCVGLCFVIGVVCSFGLFRAFIYRNELFYMGVLNFIWYMYYLFFVLFFIAVGSKISREGKRIGVFVHKAINCSSSAAVISELNLFSQQLLHRCPVITCGLFVYDWTLCYTMIGATATYLIILIQFDVSFPNLVNLNATAVYRSST from the exons ATGATGACTTCCAACGAGGACGCATTAAAAGCGTTTCAAAGTTTTACCCTGTTGTTGAAATGTCTCGGCCTGTATCCTCCAGTGACCTGTAGAAACAAGAGAGCCTTGCTTCGTTATAAACTTGTGAATATGTTAACCATCACAATGTCAGTAGCATTCTACGGTTTTTTGCTACTGTTCCATTCTCTCGATATGGAGACAATCAAGCTCGGGTCGGGCTCACTAATAATGTCCCGAAtgcatgatttttattttgtatcacGTTATCTGATGGTTGTGGTCGTGTTGTTGCACTTCTACTTTAACCAGGGTACTGTCGACAAGCTCTTCGATAAACTCAACAATGTGTCTCATACCATCGTAGAACTAACACGAAGCCCACACAACTCAATCGGTTATATTGGGACGAGAAGATTTGCTAAACATTTGCGTTGGATCTCAATGACATATCCGTTTATGTTCGTGACGATAACATACCTCGTGGAGCAATTGATGCCCAACTATGGCGTGCGTGTCCACGCGTTCAATATAGTGCGTCTGTTGTACTTTTACTCGTACGTTCACCTGTGGATGCAATCGATTTTAACATTGCTTCTTGTGTTTTCAAGATTTGCTGCAATCAATCGTATTTTTAG gATGTACTTCCCCACAAGTCCTTCGACCGTGGGCAGCCGGGGAGAGTTCGCAATCTGCAGTGAGAAGGAACAGATTAATGTGCTGAAGCAAATCAAAATCCTGCACGACAAACTGAACGATGTCGTGGAGCTCGTTAATTACTGCTTCTCGGTGCAG ATCACATTTTGTGTCGGGTTGTGCTTCGTCATCGGAGTTGTCTGCtcgtttggtttgtttcgtgCGTTCATCTATCGCAACGAGCTGTTCTACATGGGTGTGCTGAACTTCATCTGGTACATGTACTATCTCTTTTTCGTCCTGTTCTTCATCGCCGTCGGCAGTAAGATATCGCGCGAG GGTAAACGAATTGGGGTGTTTGTACATaaagccatcaactgttcgtCATCTGCAGCGGTTATCAGTGAA TTAAACTTGTTTTCCCAACAGTTGCTCCATCGCTGCCCGGTAATAACGTGTGGACTCTTTGTCTACGATTGGACCCTATGCTACACG ATGATTGGTGCTACGGCGACATACCTCATCATCCTGATTCAGTTCGATGTCTCGTTCCCGAACTTGGTCAATCTGAACGCTACTGCCGTGTATCGTTCCAGTACATAG